In one window of Frigoriglobus tundricola DNA:
- a CDS encoding SDR family NAD(P)-dependent oxidoreductase: MPGDVGTPPGAEAACARALALNRPVDVLVNNVGGRRVDQPIEDVPLDQWQQLIDLNLTSALVCCQRLGKGMLARGRGAVINVTSIAGPWATIPGIGGRHYETAKAALTALTRALAADWAARGVRVNAIAPGVFLTDPNQRWFSEKPDFRTAFEGHIPMGRVGTPDELGPAAVYLASDASSYVTGATLVVDGGYTLW, encoded by the coding sequence GTGCCGGGGGACGTGGGCACGCCGCCCGGGGCGGAAGCGGCGTGCGCCCGGGCGCTGGCCCTGAACCGCCCGGTGGACGTCCTCGTGAACAACGTCGGCGGGCGCCGCGTCGATCAGCCGATCGAGGACGTGCCGCTCGACCAGTGGCAGCAGTTGATCGACCTGAACCTGACGAGCGCGCTCGTGTGCTGTCAGCGGCTGGGCAAGGGGATGCTCGCCCGCGGGCGCGGGGCGGTGATCAACGTGACGAGCATCGCGGGGCCGTGGGCGACGATCCCCGGCATCGGCGGGCGGCACTACGAGACGGCGAAGGCGGCCCTGACCGCCCTGACGCGGGCGCTGGCCGCGGACTGGGCCGCCCGCGGGGTCCGGGTGAACGCCATCGCCCCCGGCGTGTTCCTGACCGACCCGAACCAGCGGTGGTTCTCCGAGAAGCCGGACTTCCGGACGGCGTTCGAGGGCCACATCCCGATGGGCCGGGTGGGCACGCCGGACGAACTGGGCCCGGCCGCGGTGTACCTCGCCAGCGACGCCAGCAGTTACGTCACCGGCGCCACGCTCGTCGTGGACGGCGGTTATACGCTTTGGTGA
- a CDS encoding WD40 repeat domain-containing protein → MNIPPPRAVFDPTAARVARELKHARPLVGCRFDPSGRFLFASAEDDSVQRFDLLTGEKAALLGHESWARGMAFVSPAPVAAPDLEAWPKRRRATQSVVGFGAAALPAPPAAPFLLVSADYHGKLIWWQGDSAAPKPLKTVEAHDGYARAVAVSPDASTLASCGNDHLIKLWRAADGTALRTLEGHTAHVYNVAFSPDGTRLVSCDLKGVVKDWDLKTGTCTRDIDAKVLHKYDAGFMADIGGARGMAFRSDGSAVALCGITNVSNAFAGVGNPAVVLVDWKEGKAKLLKTKETFQGTAWGVGFHPSGAVIAAGGGGQGRVWFWKADDVSAHTLNVPANARDLTISPAGDRFAVAGANGTAYVYDFNGPDVPKTATPAKK, encoded by the coding sequence ATGAACATCCCCCCGCCCCGTGCCGTCTTCGACCCCACGGCCGCACGCGTCGCGCGCGAGCTGAAGCACGCGCGCCCGCTCGTCGGCTGCCGGTTCGATCCGTCGGGCCGGTTCCTGTTCGCCTCCGCCGAGGACGACAGCGTTCAGCGGTTCGATCTCCTCACCGGCGAGAAGGCCGCGCTCCTCGGGCACGAGAGCTGGGCCCGCGGCATGGCGTTCGTATCGCCCGCGCCGGTCGCCGCGCCCGACCTCGAGGCGTGGCCGAAGCGGCGCCGCGCGACCCAGAGCGTCGTCGGTTTCGGCGCCGCGGCGCTGCCCGCGCCGCCGGCCGCACCGTTCCTCCTCGTCAGCGCGGACTACCACGGCAAACTGATCTGGTGGCAGGGCGATTCCGCCGCCCCGAAGCCGCTCAAGACGGTCGAAGCCCACGACGGCTACGCGCGGGCCGTGGCCGTCAGCCCGGACGCGTCCACACTCGCCAGTTGCGGAAACGATCACCTCATCAAACTGTGGCGGGCCGCCGACGGCACCGCGCTCCGCACCCTTGAGGGGCACACGGCGCACGTGTACAACGTCGCGTTCAGCCCGGACGGCACGCGGCTCGTCTCGTGCGACCTCAAGGGCGTCGTGAAGGACTGGGACCTGAAAACCGGCACGTGTACCCGCGACATCGACGCCAAGGTGCTCCACAAGTACGACGCCGGGTTCATGGCCGACATCGGCGGCGCGCGGGGGATGGCGTTCCGGTCGGACGGCTCCGCGGTCGCGCTGTGCGGCATCACGAACGTGTCGAACGCGTTCGCGGGCGTCGGCAACCCGGCCGTGGTCCTCGTGGACTGGAAAGAGGGCAAAGCGAAACTGCTCAAGACCAAGGAGACCTTCCAGGGCACCGCGTGGGGCGTGGGGTTTCACCCGTCCGGCGCGGTGATCGCGGCCGGGGGCGGGGGCCAGGGGCGCGTCTGGTTCTGGAAGGCCGACGACGTGAGCGCTCACACGCTGAACGTCCCCGCGAACGCCCGCGACCTCACGATCAGCCCCGCGGGCGATCGGTTCGCCGTCGCCGGCGCGAACGGCACCGCTTACGTGTACGACTTCAACGGCCCCGATGTACCCAAAACCGCTACGCCGGCGAAGAAGTGA
- a CDS encoding MmcQ/YjbR family DNA-binding protein, with protein sequence MPAHAPDPLESAETFLRARALKYPEASEDFPWGHRAIKVKAKLFVVLARTDDALTVTLKLPESNSYALMQRYAEPTGYGLGKSGWVSCRFRTGDEPPLDLLEEWVEESYRAVAPKKLILALNAREAGDPEPPPPRPKRGPKKKK encoded by the coding sequence ATGCCGGCGCACGCCCCCGACCCGCTCGAATCGGCCGAAACGTTTCTCCGCGCCCGCGCGCTGAAGTACCCGGAGGCCAGCGAAGATTTTCCGTGGGGGCACCGGGCGATCAAGGTGAAGGCGAAGCTGTTCGTCGTTCTCGCCCGGACCGACGACGCGCTAACCGTTACCCTGAAGCTGCCCGAGTCGAATTCGTATGCGCTCATGCAGCGGTACGCCGAACCGACCGGCTACGGGCTGGGGAAGAGCGGCTGGGTGTCGTGCCGGTTCCGAACCGGCGACGAGCCGCCGCTGGACCTGCTGGAAGAGTGGGTCGAGGAGAGCTACCGCGCGGTCGCTCCCAAAAAACTGATCCTGGCGCTGAACGCGCGTGAAGCCGGCGATCCCGAACCGCCCCCGCCGCGGCCCAAACGCGGGCCGAAAAAGAAGAAATGA
- a CDS encoding DUF1501 domain-containing protein, with amino-acid sequence MLPCDYACRSADHTVSRRAFLGTALGATAALGAAGFANPLAAQQLAKTQKRVLVIFLSGGVSQLETWDPKPNTDTGGPFKAIQTSATGTRVCELLPHTAKQMHRIALVRSLNSQTDDHGIGEQVMLTGRKPEAGITYPHIGAVSARLLGGSDSALPGHIQILPKGGSGFGGRDAAFLGPKFASVSLGDGKPPADLFRPGNLGPAEDDERERFRKKLNDRFAKSRKSAATDAYTESFAQADRVVKQAAVFDVEKEPARVADRYGRHDLGRHFLLARRLLEAGVTYVKVSHSNYDTHHENFDFHIEQLGEFDRPFAALLDDLADRGMLDSTLVVVMSEMGRTPHINDRYGRDHWGKAWSVALAGAGIKGGAVIGKTNANGTAVVDREVLTGHLFHTYLRAVGLDSTKSFYPNERPVPIADPKTAAIPEVLA; translated from the coding sequence ATGCTGCCCTGCGATTACGCCTGCCGGTCCGCCGACCACACCGTCTCGCGCCGGGCGTTCCTGGGAACGGCCCTCGGCGCGACCGCCGCGCTCGGCGCCGCCGGGTTCGCGAACCCGCTCGCGGCCCAGCAGCTCGCCAAGACGCAGAAGCGCGTCCTGGTGATCTTCCTCTCCGGCGGCGTGAGCCAGTTGGAGACGTGGGACCCGAAACCGAACACCGACACCGGCGGGCCGTTCAAGGCGATCCAGACGTCCGCGACCGGCACCCGGGTCTGCGAGCTGCTGCCGCACACCGCGAAGCAGATGCACCGCATCGCCCTGGTGCGCAGCCTGAACTCGCAGACCGACGACCACGGCATCGGCGAGCAGGTCATGCTCACGGGGCGCAAGCCGGAAGCCGGCATCACGTACCCGCACATTGGCGCCGTGTCGGCCCGGCTGCTCGGCGGGTCCGATTCGGCGCTCCCGGGCCACATCCAGATCCTGCCGAAGGGCGGGAGCGGGTTCGGCGGCCGCGACGCCGCGTTCCTGGGACCGAAGTTCGCCTCCGTGTCGCTCGGTGACGGCAAGCCGCCCGCGGACCTGTTCCGCCCGGGCAACCTCGGGCCGGCCGAGGACGACGAGCGCGAGCGGTTCCGCAAGAAGCTCAACGACCGGTTCGCGAAGTCCCGCAAGTCGGCCGCGACCGACGCCTACACCGAATCGTTCGCGCAGGCCGATCGCGTGGTGAAGCAGGCCGCGGTGTTCGACGTGGAGAAAGAACCCGCCAGGGTCGCCGACCGGTACGGCCGGCACGACCTGGGCCGGCACTTCCTCCTGGCCCGGCGGCTGCTCGAAGCCGGTGTGACGTACGTAAAGGTGTCGCACTCGAACTACGACACGCACCACGAGAACTTCGACTTCCACATCGAGCAGCTCGGCGAGTTCGACCGCCCGTTCGCGGCGCTGCTGGACGACCTCGCCGACCGCGGGATGCTGGACAGCACGCTCGTGGTGGTGATGAGCGAAATGGGCCGCACGCCGCACATCAACGACCGCTACGGCCGCGACCACTGGGGCAAGGCGTGGTCGGTGGCGCTGGCCGGCGCCGGGATCAAGGGCGGGGCGGTGATCGGTAAGACGAACGCGAACGGCACCGCGGTCGTGGACCGCGAGGTGCTGACGGGCCACCTCTTCCACACCTACCTGCGAGCCGTCGGCCTGGACTCGACCAAGAGCTTCTACCCCAACGAGCGCCCCGTGCCCATCGCCGACCCCAAAACGGCGGCGATCCCCGAAGTGCTGGCGTGA
- a CDS encoding ferritin-like domain-containing protein codes for MTLNSLRDVLTESVRDLYSTENQLVKALPRMARAAAAPELKSVFTEHLAETKEQVKRLGQACALLGVKPKGKTCHAMKGLIAEGAEIIAARGEPAPKDAALISAAQKIEHYEIAAYGAARTFAALLGEDEVAELLQATLDEEAAADENLTAIAEGVVNLDAAGDDDEDE; via the coding sequence ATGACCCTCAATTCGCTGCGCGACGTGCTGACCGAGAGCGTGCGTGACCTGTACAGCACCGAGAACCAGCTCGTGAAGGCGCTGCCCCGGATGGCCCGGGCCGCGGCGGCCCCGGAACTGAAGAGCGTGTTCACCGAACACCTGGCGGAGACGAAGGAACAGGTCAAGCGGTTGGGGCAGGCGTGTGCGCTGCTCGGCGTGAAACCGAAGGGGAAGACCTGTCACGCCATGAAGGGCCTGATCGCGGAAGGGGCGGAGATCATCGCGGCCCGGGGCGAACCCGCGCCCAAGGACGCCGCGCTCATCTCCGCCGCACAGAAGATCGAGCACTACGAGATCGCCGCCTACGGCGCCGCACGCACGTTCGCGGCCCTCCTCGGGGAAGACGAGGTGGCGGAACTCCTTCAGGCCACACTCGATGAGGAGGCCGCGGCCGACGAGAACCTGACCGCCATCGCCGAGGGCGTGGTCAACCTGGACGCCGCGGGCGACGACGACGAGGACGAGTGA
- a CDS encoding DUF1549 domain-containing protein: protein MPARCTLIVAVACFALPSAARAADPLHTRIDKHIDTGFGDLKKHAAPRAGDEEFLRRVYLDLTGTTPATAELYRFLADSAGDKRTKLIDELLAGPGYARRMAWHFDVMLMERRPDSKVPRPAWEAYLRTAFADNKPYNALVREVLASDGSDPKVRAAAKFLLDRDLEPHLVTRDIARVFLGRNVQCAQCHDHPTISDYKQADYYGIQAYLSRSFLFPNAQAPTAVIAEKAEGDVTFMSVFDKNKTLNSTRPRMPGGKPADEPKVEKGKEYKVAPAANVKPEPAYSRRARLADAVTGADNPAFARNAVNRVWALMMGRGLVHPLDMDHGDNPPSHPELLDELAAAFVSHGYDLKWLVREIALSDAYQRSSETPAGLDDPPAEKYLVAVLKPLTPEQFAYAVMQATGHTDAERAALSKLGPKATEEALDARLAARLAPFRNVLGRGGEAGADTFSSTLDQTLFLKYGGAVRGLLPPRAGNLADRLGKITNPDAAADELFAAVLARRPTADERKDVADALRGTKDRQTTINELVWALVASAEFRFNH from the coding sequence ATGCCTGCTCGCTGCACTCTCATTGTGGCCGTTGCCTGTTTCGCGCTACCCAGTGCCGCACGCGCCGCGGACCCGCTCCACACACGTATCGACAAACACATCGATACCGGCTTCGGCGACCTCAAGAAGCACGCCGCGCCCCGGGCCGGCGATGAGGAGTTCCTGCGCCGCGTGTACCTCGACCTCACCGGCACGACGCCCGCGACCGCGGAGCTGTACCGCTTCCTCGCGGATTCGGCCGGCGACAAGCGCACGAAGCTCATCGACGAGCTGCTCGCCGGCCCCGGCTACGCCCGCCGCATGGCGTGGCACTTCGACGTGATGCTGATGGAGCGCCGGCCCGACTCCAAGGTGCCGCGGCCCGCGTGGGAAGCGTACCTGCGCACCGCCTTTGCCGATAACAAGCCGTACAACGCGCTCGTCCGCGAGGTGCTCGCGAGCGACGGTTCCGACCCGAAGGTGCGGGCCGCGGCGAAGTTCCTCCTGGACCGCGACCTCGAGCCGCACCTCGTCACGCGGGACATCGCCCGCGTGTTCCTCGGCCGGAACGTGCAGTGCGCCCAGTGCCACGACCACCCGACCATCAGCGACTACAAGCAGGCCGATTACTACGGCATCCAGGCGTACCTGAGCCGCTCGTTCCTGTTCCCGAACGCCCAGGCGCCCACGGCCGTTATCGCGGAAAAGGCCGAAGGCGACGTGACCTTCATGAGCGTGTTCGACAAGAACAAGACGCTCAACTCGACGCGGCCGCGGATGCCCGGTGGGAAGCCCGCGGACGAACCGAAAGTAGAAAAGGGCAAGGAGTACAAGGTCGCTCCGGCGGCGAACGTGAAGCCGGAGCCGGCCTACAGCCGGCGCGCGCGGCTCGCCGACGCGGTCACCGGCGCCGACAACCCGGCGTTCGCCCGGAACGCGGTCAACCGCGTCTGGGCGCTGATGATGGGCCGCGGGCTCGTTCACCCGCTGGACATGGACCACGGGGACAACCCGCCGTCGCACCCCGAACTCCTGGACGAACTCGCGGCGGCGTTCGTGAGCCACGGGTACGATCTGAAGTGGCTGGTGCGCGAGATCGCACTATCGGACGCCTATCAGAGGTCGAGCGAGACGCCCGCCGGCCTCGACGACCCGCCCGCCGAGAAGTACCTGGTCGCGGTCCTGAAGCCGCTCACGCCGGAACAGTTCGCCTACGCCGTGATGCAGGCCACCGGCCACACCGACGCCGAGCGCGCCGCGCTGAGCAAACTCGGCCCGAAGGCGACCGAAGAAGCGCTCGACGCCCGCCTCGCGGCGCGGCTGGCCCCGTTCCGCAACGTCCTCGGCCGCGGGGGCGAGGCCGGCGCCGACACCTTCTCGTCCACGCTCGATCAGACGCTGTTCCTGAAGTACGGCGGCGCGGTCCGCGGGCTGCTCCCGCCGCGCGCGGGCAACCTCGCCGACCGCCTCGGCAAGATCACCAACCCGGACGCCGCCGCCGACGAGCTGTTCGCCGCGGTACTGGCCCGCCGGCCCACCGCCGACGAGCGGAAGGACGTGGCCGACGCCCTGAGGGGCACGAAAGACCGCCAGACGACGATCAACGAACTGGTGTGGGCGCTCGTCGCGTCCGCAGAGTTCCGCTTCAACCACTAA
- a CDS encoding thioredoxin family protein, with translation MNLFAKFEAGLPLAGFLAKYGTEAFRARWKSAADQTALTDAQRQLIGAFTRRMNVLVLAGAWCGDCSSQCPIFERIAEAAPPLRTDGSDRQMIVTHYLDRDEHADVQAALQINGGNRVPVVVFFSEDGSEVARYGERTLTRYRQLVGQLTGEGCATGFVKADDPVQRGVVQDWLNEFERVQWILRLSPRLRRVHND, from the coding sequence ATGAACCTGTTCGCCAAGTTCGAGGCCGGGCTCCCGCTAGCCGGTTTCCTCGCGAAGTACGGCACCGAAGCGTTCCGGGCGCGCTGGAAATCGGCCGCGGATCAAACGGCGCTCACCGACGCCCAGCGGCAACTGATCGGTGCGTTCACCCGGCGCATGAACGTTCTCGTTCTGGCCGGCGCGTGGTGCGGCGACTGTTCCTCACAGTGTCCGATCTTCGAACGGATCGCGGAGGCCGCGCCGCCCCTCCGAACGGACGGTTCGGACCGGCAGATGATCGTGACGCACTATCTCGATCGGGACGAACACGCCGACGTTCAGGCCGCGCTCCAAATCAACGGCGGGAACCGCGTTCCGGTGGTCGTGTTCTTCTCGGAGGACGGCTCCGAGGTAGCCCGGTACGGGGAGCGGACACTGACCCGCTACCGTCAATTGGTGGGGCAACTCACCGGCGAGGGCTGCGCGACCGGCTTCGTCAAAGCCGACGACCCGGTTCAACGGGGCGTGGTTCAGGACTGGTTGAATGAGTTCGAGCGCGTGCAGTGGATTTTGCGGCTCTCCCCGCGCCTCCGCCGGGTCCACAACGACTGA
- the der gene encoding ribosome biogenesis GTPase Der: MSLPIVAIVGRPNVGKSSLFNWLAGRRISIVDPTAGVTRDRVSTVVEHGGRAWELMDTGGIGIVDVDDLSADVERQIQIAIDQAAVVVFVVDVREGIVPLDEDVSARLRAIKKPVVLVANKADTDKLAQQGGEFCKFGYGEPLCVSADQKLGKDELFDAIFEKLPDDTGELAPEEAALKIAIVGRRNAGKSTFINSLAGADRVIVSEIPGTTRDSVDVRFDRDGKSYIAIDTAGVRKKAMVGTNIEFYSLHRAQRSIRRADVVLHFFDARHRVSRVDKQLAQYIVEENKPAIFVVNKWDLVKESMDTEKMGEYVRLMFPMLEHVPIAFITAKQGKNVLRLLQLAVQLHKQAGIRVTTGDLNRTVQAAIEANHPPMAGSRQPKVFYATQIGVHPPTIVLFTNGPELFDETYVRYLTKVLRDTFPFSEVAIKVVLRAKGEGGRRAPDEEPIDGVPVDDGGDEAPIVRAPRRQPLPAPPPPVVTDPEPRPRKKPRGSETWDF, translated from the coding sequence GTGTCCCTTCCCATTGTTGCGATCGTCGGCCGCCCGAACGTCGGCAAGTCGTCGCTGTTCAACTGGCTCGCCGGGCGGCGGATCAGCATCGTGGACCCCACCGCGGGCGTCACGCGGGACCGCGTGTCGACCGTCGTCGAGCACGGCGGCCGGGCCTGGGAACTCATGGACACGGGCGGGATCGGCATCGTCGACGTCGACGACCTCAGCGCCGACGTGGAGCGGCAGATCCAGATCGCCATCGACCAGGCCGCGGTGGTGGTGTTCGTCGTGGACGTGCGCGAGGGCATCGTGCCGCTGGACGAGGACGTGTCGGCCCGGCTCCGCGCGATCAAGAAGCCCGTCGTCCTCGTCGCCAACAAGGCGGACACGGACAAGCTCGCGCAGCAGGGGGGCGAGTTCTGCAAGTTCGGGTACGGCGAGCCGCTGTGCGTGAGCGCCGACCAGAAGCTCGGCAAGGACGAGCTGTTCGACGCGATCTTCGAGAAGCTGCCGGACGACACGGGCGAGCTGGCCCCCGAAGAGGCGGCGCTCAAGATCGCCATCGTGGGCCGGCGGAACGCGGGCAAGAGCACGTTCATCAACAGCCTCGCCGGCGCGGACCGGGTGATCGTCTCCGAGATCCCCGGCACCACCCGCGACAGCGTGGACGTGCGGTTCGACCGCGACGGCAAGAGCTACATCGCCATCGACACCGCCGGCGTGCGGAAGAAGGCGATGGTGGGCACGAACATCGAGTTCTACAGCCTGCACCGCGCGCAGCGGTCGATCCGCCGGGCCGACGTGGTGCTGCACTTTTTCGACGCCCGCCACCGCGTCAGCCGCGTGGACAAGCAGCTCGCCCAGTACATCGTGGAGGAGAACAAGCCGGCCATCTTCGTCGTGAACAAGTGGGACCTCGTCAAGGAGTCGATGGACACCGAGAAGATGGGCGAGTACGTTCGGCTGATGTTCCCCATGCTGGAGCACGTGCCCATCGCGTTCATCACCGCGAAGCAGGGGAAAAACGTGCTGCGGCTGCTCCAGCTCGCGGTCCAGTTGCACAAGCAGGCCGGGATCCGCGTCACCACCGGCGACCTGAACCGGACGGTCCAGGCGGCCATCGAGGCGAACCACCCGCCGATGGCCGGGAGCCGGCAGCCGAAGGTGTTCTACGCGACCCAGATCGGCGTCCACCCGCCGACCATCGTCCTGTTCACCAACGGCCCCGAGCTGTTCGACGAGACCTACGTGCGCTACCTGACGAAGGTGCTGCGGGACACGTTCCCGTTCTCGGAGGTGGCGATCAAGGTGGTGCTGCGGGCGAAGGGGGAGGGCGGCCGGCGCGCGCCCGACGAGGAACCGATCGATGGGGTTCCGGTGGACGACGGCGGGGACGAGGCGCCGATCGTGCGGGCGCCGCGGCGGCAGCCGCTCCCGGCCCCGCCCCCGCCGGTGGTGACCGATCCCGAGCCGCGCCCGCGGAAGAAGCCGCGGGGCTCCGAGACGTGGGATTTCTGA
- a CDS encoding REP-associated tyrosine transposase, producing MPPLTHFKTTHRNLPHWHAPGATYFLTWRVLDARELEPEDRTITLNAVQFWDNQKWCVYAAVVMTDHAHALVRPLPLDRADPAATAFHDLSGLVQSVKGFSAYKINRRRGWRGPLWQDEGYDRIVRDDREFEETWQYIVYNPVKVGLVEVPERYPWLYQAGRAD from the coding sequence ATGCCGCCACTCACTCATTTCAAGACCACGCACCGGAACCTCCCTCACTGGCACGCGCCGGGAGCGACCTACTTCTTGACGTGGCGAGTCCTCGACGCGCGGGAGCTGGAACCGGAAGATCGCACGATCACGCTTAATGCCGTCCAATTCTGGGACAATCAGAAATGGTGTGTTTATGCCGCGGTGGTGATGACGGATCACGCGCACGCTCTCGTTCGACCGCTCCCACTCGATCGGGCCGATCCGGCGGCAACTGCGTTTCACGACCTCTCGGGTCTGGTTCAGAGCGTGAAGGGCTTCTCGGCGTACAAGATCAACCGGCGGCGCGGGTGGCGCGGGCCGCTGTGGCAAGATGAAGGGTACGACCGTATTGTTCGTGACGATCGCGAGTTCGAAGAGACGTGGCAATACATCGTGTACAACCCCGTCAAGGTAGGCCTCGTCGAAGTGCCGGAACGGTATCCGTGGCTCTATCAGGCCGGACGTGCAGATTGA
- a CDS encoding glycosyltransferase family 87 protein produces the protein MAKESPSRPRWRTEWWPRTVATIWIIACLAIAVAAYLKPRGHTLFDIYVNGIRAWWAGEDLYGRQPDTNEFYRYSPAFAVVTGPLALLPPGAGNAAWKLSNAAVFALGLFVWCRRGAPWAPSADRTATVFLLALLHANGNLYNGQANLMLTGLVLLGLTAAARDRWWWAAGFLAAATLIKVFPLALALVFAVLFWRTFPARYLAALGAGLVAPLAAQRPDYAFGQLAEWGRHLASSTELNRDRLRSLDKLFEVLGAPIAPVAFAALAAGAGLAVLAVGVWDLRSGSPRVSSSSG, from the coding sequence ATGGCCAAGGAAAGCCCGTCCCGGCCCCGGTGGCGGACCGAGTGGTGGCCGCGCACCGTCGCGACGATCTGGATCATCGCCTGTCTGGCGATCGCGGTCGCAGCTTATCTGAAACCGCGGGGCCACACCCTTTTCGACATCTACGTGAACGGCATCCGCGCCTGGTGGGCGGGCGAGGACTTGTACGGCCGGCAACCGGACACCAACGAGTTCTACCGCTACAGCCCGGCGTTCGCGGTCGTCACCGGCCCCCTGGCGCTCCTGCCCCCGGGGGCGGGGAACGCCGCCTGGAAGCTGTCGAACGCCGCCGTCTTCGCGCTCGGGCTGTTCGTGTGGTGCCGGCGCGGCGCCCCGTGGGCGCCGTCGGCCGATCGCACCGCGACCGTGTTCCTGCTCGCGCTCCTCCACGCCAACGGCAACTTGTACAACGGGCAGGCGAACTTGATGCTGACCGGCCTCGTGCTGCTCGGGCTGACGGCCGCGGCCCGGGACCGGTGGTGGTGGGCGGCCGGGTTCCTCGCGGCGGCCACCCTCATCAAAGTCTTCCCGCTCGCCCTGGCGCTGGTGTTCGCCGTTCTGTTCTGGCGCACGTTCCCGGCCCGGTATCTCGCGGCTCTGGGCGCCGGCCTCGTGGCGCCGCTGGCGGCCCAACGACCGGATTATGCGTTCGGGCAACTCGCCGAGTGGGGGCGGCACCTCGCCTCCAGCACCGAGCTGAACCGCGACCGGCTCCGCTCGCTCGACAAGCTCTTCGAGGTGCTCGGCGCGCCGATCGCCCCCGTGGCCTTCGCCGCGCTCGCGGCCGGCGCGGGCCTGGCGGTGCTCGCCGTCGGGGTGTGGGACCTGCGGAGCGGCTCGCCGCGCGTGTCGTCCTCTTCCGGGTGA